Part of the Cuculus canorus isolate bCucCan1 chromosome 25, bCucCan1.pri, whole genome shotgun sequence genome is shown below.
GTCCTAGGATGAAAAAGGAGCTTAAAGACCAGCAGTGGGACACGGGACGCAGCCAGGCGCTTGCTGTTTATCTGCAACTGGTGTTCCACTAAGAGGTTAACTCGTAATCAGAGCAGGGACAGACCCTCACTGCCCATAGCTCTACCAGCACCTCTCTAGAAAGTATTTAGTATTGCTGTTGCATGGTTCAGCCAGTCCGTGCTAATCTCCTGATCCCAGAGATCCAAGGGCTGTAATCTTGCAACCACCTTCTTGGCTCACGCCCAGGAGCTGAACGAGAGGCCTCACGTGTAACACCCAAGCCCGAGCGAGCCCTGGCTAGCAAACTTCCTCCTGAACTCCAGCTCCGTTGGCCGCTGGGAGTTGGGGCGCATTCCCCAGCAGCGCCGCTGCGTCCCTCTAGCGGAACCACACGCTGGTGCAAGCTCCCACATGGCTGGTTTGGAAGCTGAACATTCCTGGTGGTGCAGTGAGGGGGGCAGAGAACACTGCGTGCTTCACGCTGCGTTTGTGTTTGCTCCAGAGCATGTACATCTTCCTACATACCGTGAAAGGAACGCCTTTTGAGACTCCGGACCAGGGGAAGGCTCGGCTGCTCACGCACTGGGAGCAGATGGATTACGGCGTGCAGTTCACAGCATCGCGCAAGTTTCTGACCATCATGCCCATCGTCCTGTGAGTACTGCCGGGCGGCTGAGCTGCCTCATGCATCTATGCCGAACactgccgctgctgctgcacctcctgACAGgggaaatacaaacacaaagcaTTATAATTCagtttccctctctctctctctctctctgttccccTCCTTTCCAGGTATTTTCTAACCAGCTTTTACACAAAGTATGACCGGATACACTTCATAATCAACACCATCTCCCTTATGAGCGTCTTGATCCCCAAACTGCCTCAGTTTCATGGAGTCCGGATCTTTGGGATCAACAAGTACTGAACTGCGTGGCTGGAGCGAATGGAAGAGGagcaggggagagggggaagttCCTTCTCTCTCGTCCTGTTTCTCCACCCCCACGCACACTGGGATATAATTTCACAGCGGCTGTTTAAATGCAGTATCCAATAGACATAGACCGCATGCTGGATCCTCATGCCCAATAAATCTAAACAAGCTCCAGAGTAGAGTTTAGTGCAGAGCAGGATGCGTGACGCTGGGTTTCTTTTATTCCAGCATCACAAATAGATGCAGATACACTGAGACTTCAAGGTACAAAGAGGGAGAATTCTGGGGAGATTGTTATCTATCCCAGGCATTGGATGAGGAGAAGAGGGATGAGGAGAAAAGCTTTTAGTGCTGGTACTATTGCTGTGGtaaatgcactttaaaatacatttccctTTCTGAAGCTAGGTGCTTTAAGCGATACGTGGGGGAAATTCAAAGGGATACAGCCACACTTTCCCAATACTTGACTGTTTTGGGGTTTGAGTTCCATTTTTGGGGCAGGGGAGCGGGAGGTGAGGGGGAAGACAATGACAGATTTTTACTTTGCAATCTTTTACACCACTGAGAAAAGGAAGTTCTTTTCCtaaaagcagcacaggaaggaatGACCTGCAGTTTGAtggagttttctgttttctatggTACCATTCGTGTGGTTCAGGGAAAAAGGCCAAGAGATCCTAAATGCTACTTGTTATTTGCAGCTTGCACTGGAATCTGCCTGGTTAACAGCTCCCCACCCCAAACTGCCAATTTTAAAGCACTTGAGCGGTGCAGCTTTAGGATTACAGGTTATTTTAGTGATGacaccaccactgccactgAGCTACGTGGTACACGGAGACCACACAGGCATGGGAGAAACTGAGGACTGGCAGGTATAAGCCAGACCAAGACGGATGGCTGCGTGCTGCAATCAGTTAATGACTGTAATTGGAATTTTTCTCCTCAGTCCAGCTCCTCGATCTCTTAAGTCTGTGTACGTGTTACTGGATGTGTCGGTGGACTCAACTCAGTGTCTGACTCAAGGCAAGCGAGTTTGATTTCTGGCTTACATGGAAGTGTGTCGCAGTGTCCCTGGGGCCTTAAGGTGGTCCCTGGCAAGGGGAGGGAGCTGCGGGAATGCTAACAGAGCACCAGGCTGAACTGGCCAGCAGAAGGCTGCAATGGGCCACCAGTAATTGATTAgtataaaaccaaaactgagcCTTTTTCCCCTAAAATTACCACCCAAATGAAGTAGGTTTGCAGGTTTAGATTTCCTGGCTGAGATAGGTTTCTGCTGTTCAAAAtaatcagtttttcttttgggTTGTGTGCTGGATGAGATGTGGTTTTTCCTCATGCTCCCCCCTGTAAACTCCTGAAAGCCTGTATTTTTGTTGTCTTAGTGCTTATATTGTCTCACACTTTTGACAATGgtataaacattttaaatatgctCTTTCTGTTCCTGATTGTAGCTTTAGAGGTCAGGGTGGGTACTGTCGAGTTCTGTTTGATGGTCTGAGCATAGGACATGGATAGAGGAACTTCAGGTTTGCGTACAAGATCTAGCACTGCTCCGTGCATAATTTTAGGCAAgctgctttcctcctctctctcagaCTCACTGTTGGGCTGCTGCGGAGAAGGGAAAGCCATTTAAGTGTACCTCGGCAGGCTGCTGGAATGCATAATCATTACTTAATATGTTTGAAGAAAAAGGCAGTATTTTAagtgaaaaggaattttcaggaaggtgggaagaagagagagtCTGGCTCGATACGCAAGTGCTGTTCTGCAGCGAGAGAGCTGACAGAGGTGCGGTGTACGTGACGGGGGTTAAGCTTTTGAACCACCGTGACGTAAGTACTGCTGTTAGGTAAGGTACTCTATACCCTAAAGCCAATGCACTCTCTCAGCTGTTAGACAATGACTTTgggaaaatatattgttttcaaAGTGGAAATACTTCATCAATCAGCAAAGTACCTTTGAGATGACTCCAAAATCCACAGCATCAATGCCCAGGAGGCTTTCGGAAAGGCACTGCCCTCCGAGCTGTCCGTCTGTCCTTAGCAGGATGGCTAAGACCATACCCAGAGCGCAGGCTGCAAGTTGCTGAACTGCCCTGAACGCAGAACAGAGCCAACATGGCAATGGTTAACCTGCAGAGGAAAGACAACTCCT
Proteins encoded:
- the ORMDL3 gene encoding ORM1-like protein 3, with product MNVGTAHSEVNPNTRVMNSRGIWLSYVLGIGLLHVVLLSIPFFSVPVVWTLTNIIHNMSMYIFLHTVKGTPFETPDQGKARLLTHWEQMDYGVQFTASRKFLTIMPIVLYFLTSFYTKYDRIHFIINTISLMSVLIPKLPQFHGVRIFGINKY